The genomic interval CGATTGCCAGTTTTCCAAGCGATCCAGTACCCGCAGATCCCACAACGCGAACGCTTGCAGGGGTAGGTACAGCAGGAACGTGGCGGCTCCTTGGCGAAGCGAACCGGCTGCTGCGACCCGCTGCAAAGCATGCATTCCCTTGGTCGCCGAACGCTCGCTGTCGATCAGCAACCGGCGGATCGATGCAATACTGTCGTCGCCATCCGACGTGTTCGAGGCGGGCAGCCAGGTGGCTGAGTCAAACAGTTCCAAGTAATGCTGAACCGATTGCCGATTGGACATCGCGATGGAAAAGATCTCGTGCGCCGGCCCCAAGAACAATGCCGTGAATCCAAAGTTCAATACGCCCAGGCCGATCAACGCGGCGAGTGATGTCGCTAACAAATTCGGAGGTCCCGCGCCGATGGCTCCCACCACCACGGCCGCGATCAAGACGACGGCGATCACCACGGACACGTTTGCCCAAACCAACAGTCCACGACGTTGGTCCAACCATCGGTCACCGGCGGCCCACTGAGCGAATCGGTCGGGTGTTCCCGTGCTCTCACTGACTTCGCCTGCCAATCGATAGAACCTCAATCGTTCCTCACGCATCGGCGCCAACGTCTCGACGGCGCGACGACGGTGTGTGGCCAAATGTTGGTCGGCTGGGGCAGTCATCCAGCGGGCAAGCGTGCGAATGCCGGGCGCGGTCGACGCCATGGACACGAGTTGAAACAGCGATGCCTTTCCCAACAAATCCAGATCGTCCGCTGCGGCCTGTTGGTGGTCGGGCAAATTCAACTCGCAGTGGCCGTCGGGGCCAAAGGGGTCCGTCAGTTTGTCCCAGTTGCGCTCGACACGGGCGATCAAACGATTGGCGACCTTGCGATTGCGACTGAGCTGTTCCAGGCGGTCGCGGATCGGTTCGTTCATCACGACCGCGACAAAGAATGCAGCAAAGAGACACCAGCCCAGGATCACCACGCCGGAGGGCAGCGTTCCCAAGTAACCGAGTGCCAGCACCACAAGGGCGGCAAAGAACAGGCCCGCTCGGATGTTGCCGTATCGTGAATCGCTTTGCTTGAGTTCCGCACGCTCGTTTTCAATGGACTCCAGCAGCGCTCGGTAGCGACTCAGTGCCGAACTGTCGTCGCCTGGTATCGTGTCATCCATGTTGTGCGT from Stieleria varia carries:
- a CDS encoding MutS family DNA mismatch repair protein is translated as MDDTIPGDDSSALSRYRALLESIENERAELKQSDSRYGNIRAGLFFAALVVLALGYLGTLPSGVVILGWCLFAAFFVAVVMNEPIRDRLEQLSRNRKVANRLIARVERNWDKLTDPFGPDGHCELNLPDHQQAAADDLDLLGKASLFQLVSMASTAPGIRTLARWMTAPADQHLATHRRRAVETLAPMREERLRFYRLAGEVSESTGTPDRFAQWAAGDRWLDQRRGLLVWANVSVVIAVVLIAAVVVGAIGAGPPNLLATSLAALIGLGVLNFGFTALFLGPAHEIFSIAMSNRQSVQHYLELFDSATWLPASNTSDGDDSIASIRRLLIDSERSATKGMHALQRVAAAGSLRQGAATFLLYLPLQAFALWDLRVLDRLENWQSQYGDSVAGWFEALGSWEALLSVAAIADEYPHWVYPNWVSANESDATKKAVSSIQLGHPLLRERDRVCNDVSVGPPGTVLLVTGSNMSGKSTMLRSVGLNISLAATGGPVCAQEFSLPSVELATSIRVSDNLSAGVSFYMAELQRLKGVVEQARSLAEHNECVSLFLLDEILQGTNSRERQIAVVQVLRHLMEVGAIGAISTHDLELADEPDLVSVATTVHFRETIQPDADGNEKMTFDYKMRQGVSPTTNALRLLEMVGLGERR